A genomic stretch from Penaeus vannamei isolate JL-2024 chromosome 6, ASM4276789v1, whole genome shotgun sequence includes:
- the LOC113800117 gene encoding uncharacterized protein, whose product MKFLLVLACLLGLALGGWERELQCDYNITSLCPFPDSGSPVYFADPDDCSAYCECSAGIAWKFFCGPETLYDENLHLCNWEDMVDCGERPII is encoded by the exons ATG AAATTCCTTCTGGTCCTCGCGTGCCTGCTTGGCTTGGCCCTCGGTGGCTGGGAGAGGGAGCTGCAGTGCGACTACAACATCACGAGCCTCTGCCCGTTCCCCGACAGCGGAA GCCCCGTGTACTTCGCGGACCCGGACGACTGCAGCGCCTACTGTGAGTGTTCTGCAGGCATCGCCTGGAAATTCTTCTGCGGCCCAGAGACGCTCTATGACGAGAACCTTCACCTGTGCAACTGGGAGGATATGGTCGACTGCGGCGAGCGCCCCATCATCTAG
- the LOC113800111 gene encoding U-scoloptoxin(01)-Tl1a yields the protein MKSFLLVVLAAAGVCLAQDGVPCDVAISDQCPAEDGQQPTYFPDPEDCASYCECSGGIAWHLECGPGTLWNDEKDLCDWADTVDCGLRPHPTEAPPVSSEEP from the exons AAAAGCTTCCTTCTTGTGGTGCTCGCGGCGGCGGGGGTCTGCCTGGCGCAGGACGGCGTCCCGTGCGATGTGGCCATTTCTGACCAGTGCCCCGCTGAGGACGGCCAGC AGCCGACCTATTTCCCTGATCCTGAGGACTGTGCTAGTTATTGTGAATGCTCAGGAGGCATTGCGTGGCACTTGGAATGTGGTCCGGGAACCCTTTGGAATGACGAGAAGGATTTGTGTGACTGGGCTGACACTGTGGACTGCGGCCTCCGTCCTCATCCTACAGAGGCCCCACCAGTGTCTTCCGAAGAGCCTTAG